From one Nonomuraea polychroma genomic stretch:
- a CDS encoding MFS transporter encodes MVEERALDATGQEKRRQLVRAVIASAVGTSIEWYDFFLYGFAASTIFAQLFFPTSDPTTGLLLALGTYFGGFAARPIGAAIFGHYGDRIGRKATLIITLLTMGVATALVGLVPTYEQIGIWGGILLTLLRLLQGISVGGEWGGSVLLATEWGKSRGGRRGFLGSWPQFGVPVGLVLGYLALQIFQPIDPYWGWRIPFLLSIVMAAVGLYIRLGILETPVFAKVLAENKVERVPVREVIVRNWREIVLSALLRTGQQAPFYVFTVFILTYATKTLGFEASDVYTYVIVAGVVSLFTVPFWGYISDIVGRRRLYIIGAAAMVVWSFIYWPLLDTRVPSLVFLAIVLAAPIHDIQYGPQATFIAESFTGRLRYSGASLGYQLASVTAGGPAPLIAVWLYATYQSSMAIAIYMAVCALISVAAAFALKDRSQYDYAVEYDEPQASKG; translated from the coding sequence ATGGTTGAGGAGCGGGCGCTCGACGCCACAGGCCAGGAAAAGAGACGACAGCTGGTCCGGGCGGTGATCGCCTCGGCCGTGGGCACCTCGATCGAATGGTATGACTTCTTCCTGTACGGCTTCGCGGCCAGCACCATCTTCGCGCAGCTGTTCTTCCCGACGAGCGATCCGACCACGGGCCTGCTGCTCGCGCTCGGCACCTACTTCGGCGGCTTCGCCGCCCGCCCGATCGGCGCGGCGATCTTCGGCCACTACGGTGACCGCATCGGCCGCAAAGCCACGCTGATCATCACGCTGCTGACCATGGGCGTCGCCACCGCGCTCGTGGGCCTGGTGCCGACCTACGAGCAGATCGGCATCTGGGGCGGCATCCTGCTGACGCTTCTGCGCCTGCTGCAGGGCATCAGCGTCGGCGGCGAATGGGGCGGCTCCGTCCTGCTCGCCACCGAGTGGGGCAAGTCGCGCGGCGGCCGGCGCGGGTTCCTCGGCAGCTGGCCGCAGTTCGGCGTCCCCGTCGGACTCGTGCTCGGTTACCTGGCGCTGCAGATCTTCCAGCCGATCGACCCTTACTGGGGCTGGCGCATCCCGTTCCTGCTCAGCATCGTGATGGCCGCGGTCGGGCTCTACATCAGGCTCGGCATCCTGGAGACCCCGGTCTTCGCCAAGGTCCTCGCGGAGAACAAGGTCGAACGGGTCCCCGTGCGCGAGGTCATCGTCAGGAACTGGCGGGAGATCGTGCTGAGCGCGCTCCTGCGGACCGGGCAGCAGGCGCCGTTCTACGTCTTCACCGTCTTCATCCTGACGTACGCCACCAAGACGCTCGGGTTCGAGGCGAGCGACGTCTACACGTACGTGATCGTCGCGGGCGTCGTGTCGCTCTTCACCGTGCCGTTCTGGGGCTACATCTCGGACATCGTGGGCCGCAGGCGCCTGTACATCATCGGTGCCGCCGCCATGGTCGTCTGGTCCTTCATCTACTGGCCGCTGCTGGACACCCGCGTCCCGTCGCTGGTCTTCCTGGCCATCGTGCTGGCCGCGCCGATCCACGACATCCAGTACGGCCCGCAGGCCACGTTCATCGCCGAGAGCTTCACCGGCCGGCTGCGCTACAGCGGGGCCTCGCTCGGCTACCAGCTGGCCTCGGTCACGGCGGGCGGACCGGCGCCGCTGATCGCCGTCTGGCTGTACGCGACGTACCAGAGCTCGATGGCCATCGCGATCTACATGGCGGTCTGCGCGTTGATCAGCGTGGCGGCGGCGTTCGCGCTGAAGGATCGTTCGCAGT